The Saccopteryx leptura isolate mSacLep1 chromosome 2, mSacLep1_pri_phased_curated, whole genome shotgun sequence genome has a window encoding:
- the ZC3HAV1L gene encoding zinc finger CCCH-type antiviral protein 1-like isoform X3 produces MAEPTVCSFLTKVLCAHGGRMFLQDLRAHVELSEARLRAVLRQAGPDRFLLQDVAVREGPWDAEAEVAAAAAGTAGGPSACRVVAVSSARLCARYQRGECQACDQLHFCRRHMLGKCPNRDCWSTCTLSHDIHTPVNIQVLKNHGLFGLNEAQLRILLLQNDPCLLPEVCLCYNKGEALYGYCNLKDKCNKFHVCKSFVRGECRLQKCKRSHQLIHAASLKLLQDQGLNIPSVVNFQIISTYRHEKLHKMLENKGNPASAEQSQNLEKQGGPVPGAAEARPLASVPAPSAKKPCAVNTCELSPATCQTLCWGPGNQEMKT; encoded by the exons ATGGCGGAGCCCACCGTGTGCTCCTTCCTCACCAAGGTGCTGTGCGCCCACGGCGGCCGCATGTTCCTGCAGGACCTGCGCGCCCACGTGGAGCTGTCGGAGGCCCGGCTGCGAGCCGTTCTGCGCCAGGCTGGGCCCGACCGCTTCCTGCTGCAGGACGTGGCGGTGCGGGAGGGCCCCTGGGACGCCGAGGCTGAGGTGGCGGCCGCCGCTGCCGGCACGGCGGGCGGCCCCTCGGCCTGCAGGGTAGTGGCCGTGTCCTCTGCGCGCCTCTGCGCCCGCTACCAGCGCGGCGAGTGCCAGGCCTGCGACCAGCTGCACTTCTGCCGCCGCCACATGCTGGGCAAGTGCCCGAACCGCGACTGCTG GTCTACCTGTACCCTGTCACATGATATCCACACACCTGTCAACATCCAGGTCCTGAAAAACCATGGGCTCTTTGGCCTCAACGAGGCCCAGCTTCGGATTCTGCTTTTACAGAACGACCCCTGCCTTTTACCCGAG GTCTGTTTGTGCTACAACAAAGGGGAAGCCCTGTATGGTTACTGCAACCTCAAGGACAAATGCAACAAGTTTCATGTGTGCAAGTCCTTTGTCAGGGGAGAGTGTAGGCTTCAGAAATGCAAACGGTCCCATCAGCTCATCCATGCGGCATCCCTGAAGCTGCTGCAGGACCAGGGGCTGAATATTCCCAGTGTCGTTAATTTCCAGATAATCTCGACCTACAGGCACGAGAAGCTGCACAAGATGCTTGAAAACAAAG gTAATCCAGCTTCTGCTGAGCAGTCACAGAACCTTGAGAAACAAGGAGGACCTGTTCCTGGGGCTGCAGAAGCCCGTCCCCTGGCTTCTGTCCCTGCCCCGTCGGCCAAGAAGCCATGCGCAG TCAACACATGTGAATTGAGCCCTGCCACCTGCCAAACACTGTGCTGGGGACCAGGGAATCAAGAGATGAAAACCTGA
- the ZC3HAV1L gene encoding zinc finger CCCH-type antiviral protein 1-like isoform X4: MAEPTVCSFLTKVLCAHGGRMFLQDLRAHVELSEARLRAVLRQAGPDRFLLQDVAVREGPWDAEAEVAAAAAGTAGGPSACRVVAVSSARLCARYQRGECQACDQLHFCRRHMLGKCPNRDCWSTCTLSHDIHTPVNIQVLKNHGLFGLNEAQLRILLLQNDPCLLPEVCLCYNKGEALYGYCNLKDKCNKFHVCKSFVRGECRLQKCKRSHQLIHAASLKLLQDQGLNIPSVVNFQIISTYRHEKLHKMLENKGNPASAEQSQNLEKQGGPVPGAAEARPLASVPAPSAKKPCAGNRERI; encoded by the exons ATGGCGGAGCCCACCGTGTGCTCCTTCCTCACCAAGGTGCTGTGCGCCCACGGCGGCCGCATGTTCCTGCAGGACCTGCGCGCCCACGTGGAGCTGTCGGAGGCCCGGCTGCGAGCCGTTCTGCGCCAGGCTGGGCCCGACCGCTTCCTGCTGCAGGACGTGGCGGTGCGGGAGGGCCCCTGGGACGCCGAGGCTGAGGTGGCGGCCGCCGCTGCCGGCACGGCGGGCGGCCCCTCGGCCTGCAGGGTAGTGGCCGTGTCCTCTGCGCGCCTCTGCGCCCGCTACCAGCGCGGCGAGTGCCAGGCCTGCGACCAGCTGCACTTCTGCCGCCGCCACATGCTGGGCAAGTGCCCGAACCGCGACTGCTG GTCTACCTGTACCCTGTCACATGATATCCACACACCTGTCAACATCCAGGTCCTGAAAAACCATGGGCTCTTTGGCCTCAACGAGGCCCAGCTTCGGATTCTGCTTTTACAGAACGACCCCTGCCTTTTACCCGAG GTCTGTTTGTGCTACAACAAAGGGGAAGCCCTGTATGGTTACTGCAACCTCAAGGACAAATGCAACAAGTTTCATGTGTGCAAGTCCTTTGTCAGGGGAGAGTGTAGGCTTCAGAAATGCAAACGGTCCCATCAGCTCATCCATGCGGCATCCCTGAAGCTGCTGCAGGACCAGGGGCTGAATATTCCCAGTGTCGTTAATTTCCAGATAATCTCGACCTACAGGCACGAGAAGCTGCACAAGATGCTTGAAAACAAAG gTAATCCAGCTTCTGCTGAGCAGTCACAGAACCTTGAGAAACAAGGAGGACCTGTTCCTGGGGCTGCAGAAGCCCGTCCCCTGGCTTCTGTCCCTGCCCCGTCGGCCAAGAAGCCATGCGCAG GCAACAGGGAGAGGATATGA
- the ZC3HAV1L gene encoding zinc finger CCCH-type antiviral protein 1-like isoform X2, giving the protein MAEPTVCSFLTKVLCAHGGRMFLQDLRAHVELSEARLRAVLRQAGPDRFLLQDVAVREGPWDAEAEVAAAAAGTAGGPSACRVVAVSSARLCARYQRGECQACDQLHFCRRHMLGKCPNRDCWSTCTLSHDIHTPVNIQVLKNHGLFGLNEAQLRILLLQNDPCLLPEVCLCYNKGEALYGYCNLKDKCNKFHVCKSFVRGECRLQKCKRSHQLIHAASLKLLQDQGLNIPSVVNFQIISTYRHEKLHKMLENKGNPASAEQSQNLEKQGGPVPGAAEARPLASVPAPSAKKPCAVRRGGEAERQTPACSRTRIHSASPLGGDALPLWGHCFV; this is encoded by the exons ATGGCGGAGCCCACCGTGTGCTCCTTCCTCACCAAGGTGCTGTGCGCCCACGGCGGCCGCATGTTCCTGCAGGACCTGCGCGCCCACGTGGAGCTGTCGGAGGCCCGGCTGCGAGCCGTTCTGCGCCAGGCTGGGCCCGACCGCTTCCTGCTGCAGGACGTGGCGGTGCGGGAGGGCCCCTGGGACGCCGAGGCTGAGGTGGCGGCCGCCGCTGCCGGCACGGCGGGCGGCCCCTCGGCCTGCAGGGTAGTGGCCGTGTCCTCTGCGCGCCTCTGCGCCCGCTACCAGCGCGGCGAGTGCCAGGCCTGCGACCAGCTGCACTTCTGCCGCCGCCACATGCTGGGCAAGTGCCCGAACCGCGACTGCTG GTCTACCTGTACCCTGTCACATGATATCCACACACCTGTCAACATCCAGGTCCTGAAAAACCATGGGCTCTTTGGCCTCAACGAGGCCCAGCTTCGGATTCTGCTTTTACAGAACGACCCCTGCCTTTTACCCGAG GTCTGTTTGTGCTACAACAAAGGGGAAGCCCTGTATGGTTACTGCAACCTCAAGGACAAATGCAACAAGTTTCATGTGTGCAAGTCCTTTGTCAGGGGAGAGTGTAGGCTTCAGAAATGCAAACGGTCCCATCAGCTCATCCATGCGGCATCCCTGAAGCTGCTGCAGGACCAGGGGCTGAATATTCCCAGTGTCGTTAATTTCCAGATAATCTCGACCTACAGGCACGAGAAGCTGCACAAGATGCTTGAAAACAAAG gTAATCCAGCTTCTGCTGAGCAGTCACAGAACCTTGAGAAACAAGGAGGACCTGTTCCTGGGGCTGCAGAAGCCCGTCCCCTGGCTTCTGTCCCTGCCCCGTCGGCCAAGAAGCCATGCGCAG tgaggagaggtggggaggcagagagacagactcccgcatgctccagaaccaggatccactcagcaagcccactagggggcgatgctctgcccctctggggccactgctttgtaTGA
- the ZC3HAV1L gene encoding zinc finger CCCH-type antiviral protein 1-like isoform X1: MAEPTVCSFLTKVLCAHGGRMFLQDLRAHVELSEARLRAVLRQAGPDRFLLQDVAVREGPWDAEAEVAAAAAGTAGGPSACRVVAVSSARLCARYQRGECQACDQLHFCRRHMLGKCPNRDCWSTCTLSHDIHTPVNIQVLKNHGLFGLNEAQLRILLLQNDPCLLPEVCLCYNKGEALYGYCNLKDKCNKFHVCKSFVRGECRLQKCKRSHQLIHAASLKLLQDQGLNIPSVVNFQIISTYRHEKLHKMLENKGNPASAEQSQNLEKQGGPVPGAAEARPLASVPAPSAKKPCAAGNGERQSDRLLHAPDRDPPGTLTRGRCSAPLVRRSVVTRATPAPRAEAKEPSPAPGPSLLQWSLGCGRGRER; the protein is encoded by the exons ATGGCGGAGCCCACCGTGTGCTCCTTCCTCACCAAGGTGCTGTGCGCCCACGGCGGCCGCATGTTCCTGCAGGACCTGCGCGCCCACGTGGAGCTGTCGGAGGCCCGGCTGCGAGCCGTTCTGCGCCAGGCTGGGCCCGACCGCTTCCTGCTGCAGGACGTGGCGGTGCGGGAGGGCCCCTGGGACGCCGAGGCTGAGGTGGCGGCCGCCGCTGCCGGCACGGCGGGCGGCCCCTCGGCCTGCAGGGTAGTGGCCGTGTCCTCTGCGCGCCTCTGCGCCCGCTACCAGCGCGGCGAGTGCCAGGCCTGCGACCAGCTGCACTTCTGCCGCCGCCACATGCTGGGCAAGTGCCCGAACCGCGACTGCTG GTCTACCTGTACCCTGTCACATGATATCCACACACCTGTCAACATCCAGGTCCTGAAAAACCATGGGCTCTTTGGCCTCAACGAGGCCCAGCTTCGGATTCTGCTTTTACAGAACGACCCCTGCCTTTTACCCGAG GTCTGTTTGTGCTACAACAAAGGGGAAGCCCTGTATGGTTACTGCAACCTCAAGGACAAATGCAACAAGTTTCATGTGTGCAAGTCCTTTGTCAGGGGAGAGTGTAGGCTTCAGAAATGCAAACGGTCCCATCAGCTCATCCATGCGGCATCCCTGAAGCTGCTGCAGGACCAGGGGCTGAATATTCCCAGTGTCGTTAATTTCCAGATAATCTCGACCTACAGGCACGAGAAGCTGCACAAGATGCTTGAAAACAAAG gTAATCCAGCTTCTGCTGAGCAGTCACAGAACCTTGAGAAACAAGGAGGACCTGTTCCTGGGGCTGCAGAAGCCCGTCCCCTGGCTTCTGTCCCTGCCCCGTCGGCCAAGAAGCCATGCGCAG ctggaaacggggagagacagtcagacagactcctgcatgcgcccgaccgggatccacccggcacgctcaccagggggcgatgctctgcccctctggtgcgtcgctctgttgtgaccagagccactccagcaccccgggcagaggccaaggagccatccccagcacctgggccatccttgctccagtggagcctcggctgcgggaggggaagagagagatag